In a genomic window of [Empedobacter] haloabium:
- the purN gene encoding phosphoribosylglycinamide formyltransferase encodes MKNIVILISGRGSNMEAVVRAAQAEQWPARIAAVISNRADAKGLEFAAAHGIATAVVPNKDYPTREAFDAALAEVIDAYAPDLVVLAGFMRILTPGFVEHYAGRMLNIHPSLLPHFPGLHTHEAALAAGHAEHGATVHFVTAELDHGPMVDQVAVPVLPGDTAQTLAARVLEQEHVLYPRAIRWFIEDKLTVEDGRVYGPHNPRPAH; translated from the coding sequence ATGAAAAATATCGTCATCCTGATTTCCGGACGGGGCAGCAATATGGAAGCGGTGGTCCGCGCGGCGCAGGCCGAACAGTGGCCAGCCCGCATTGCCGCCGTGATCAGCAACCGTGCCGATGCCAAGGGCCTCGAATTTGCCGCCGCGCACGGCATCGCCACCGCTGTCGTGCCGAACAAGGATTACCCCACGCGCGAGGCATTCGACGCAGCGCTGGCCGAAGTCATCGACGCCTACGCGCCGGACCTGGTCGTGCTGGCCGGCTTCATGCGCATCCTGACGCCGGGCTTCGTTGAGCACTACGCCGGCCGCATGCTGAACATCCACCCGTCGCTGCTGCCGCATTTCCCCGGCCTGCACACGCACGAGGCGGCGCTGGCCGCCGGCCACGCCGAGCATGGCGCCACCGTGCACTTCGTCACGGCCGAGCTGGACCACGGTCCGATGGTGGACCAGGTGGCGGTGCCGGTGCTGCCCGGCGACACGGCGCAGACGCTGGCCGCGCGCGTGCTGGAACAGGAACACGTGCTGTACCCGCGCGCCATCCGCTGGTTCATCGAAGATAAACTGACGGTCGAGGACGGCCGGGTGTACGGTCCCCACAATCCCCGCCCGGCGCACTGA
- a CDS encoding barstar family protein, with amino-acid sequence MSLFLTVPPNLVQSIRAFRVPELQEEAGRLGQHFLYAHCNAGLTKQQVLGIIAEAFLFPKPCGKNFDALRQTLTDTMFQAGPQTGFLIVLEQLPNTQKFDREARETLLDVFRDAADYWAEKKVPFRVFYSFE; translated from the coding sequence ATGAGTTTGTTCTTAACCGTGCCGCCCAATCTTGTCCAGTCGATCCGGGCCTTCCGGGTCCCTGAGCTGCAAGAGGAAGCCGGCCGCCTGGGCCAGCATTTTCTATATGCGCACTGCAACGCTGGCCTGACGAAGCAGCAGGTCCTGGGGATCATTGCGGAGGCGTTCCTGTTCCCCAAGCCATGCGGCAAGAACTTCGATGCGCTGCGCCAGACGCTGACCGACACCATGTTCCAGGCCGGCCCCCAGACGGGCTTCCTGATCGTGCTGGAACAATTGCCGAACACCCAGAAATTCGACCGCGAAGCGCGTGAAACGCTGCTGGACGTGTTCCGCGACGCCGCCGACTACTGGGCCGAAAAGAAGGTGCCGTTCCGGGTATTCTACTCCTTCGAGTAG
- a CDS encoding mechanosensitive ion channel — translation MTQLRLNRLIDDLLGDLSDPGLMWQVGAIALSILLGWGLSRLLRSWVRGDDTHTGVRRFGMESFGRVVGPLAIVCLLALSQVVLARWHHINLIKLALPIFGSLAVIRFVFYLLRRVFARHGEIGAAVLTFEKIFQLVVWVAFALYITGYWDDIYRYLDDIVLHLGKNKVTVAEILQAAVSVVVLLVLAMWAGAALEERLMHVETLHSNLRVVMARVGRAVLIVIAVLFSLNMVGIDLTVLSVFGGALGVGLGFGLQKIASNYVSGFIILLDRSLAIGDMITVDKFSGRVARINTRYTVLAGLDGVESIVPNEMLVSGVVQNSSLTSKYVWLGTKVSVAYDTDLDFALKLLEEAAATVPRVLTERPPAATLLAFGADGLELQLGFWISDPENGRGGVTSDVNRAIWKALKDNQISVPFPQREMRIIGSIPPAVPLPEMRQSGDER, via the coding sequence ATGACGCAACTGCGCCTGAACCGACTCATCGACGACCTGCTGGGCGACCTGAGCGATCCCGGCCTGATGTGGCAGGTCGGGGCCATCGCTTTGTCGATCCTGCTCGGCTGGGGCCTGTCGCGCCTGCTGCGCAGCTGGGTGCGCGGTGACGATACGCACACGGGCGTGCGCCGCTTCGGCATGGAAAGCTTCGGCCGCGTCGTCGGGCCGCTGGCCATCGTCTGCCTGCTGGCGCTGTCGCAGGTCGTGCTGGCGCGCTGGCACCATATCAACCTGATCAAGCTGGCGCTGCCGATCTTCGGCTCGCTGGCCGTGATCCGCTTCGTGTTCTACCTGCTGCGGCGCGTGTTCGCGCGCCATGGCGAGATCGGCGCGGCCGTGCTCACGTTCGAGAAGATCTTCCAGCTGGTCGTGTGGGTCGCCTTCGCGCTGTACATCACGGGCTATTGGGACGACATCTACCGCTATCTCGACGACATCGTTCTTCATCTCGGCAAGAACAAGGTGACGGTGGCGGAAATCCTGCAGGCCGCCGTGTCGGTGGTCGTGCTGCTGGTGCTGGCGATGTGGGCCGGCGCGGCGCTGGAAGAGCGCCTGATGCACGTGGAGACGCTGCATTCGAACCTGCGCGTCGTCATGGCGCGGGTGGGCCGTGCCGTGCTGATCGTCATCGCCGTGCTGTTCAGCCTGAACATGGTGGGGATCGACCTGACCGTGCTGTCCGTGTTCGGCGGCGCGCTGGGTGTGGGCCTCGGTTTCGGCCTGCAGAAGATCGCCAGCAACTATGTGTCCGGCTTCATCATCCTGCTGGACCGCAGCCTGGCGATCGGCGACATGATCACCGTCGACAAGTTCAGCGGCCGCGTCGCCCGCATCAACACCCGCTACACGGTCCTGGCCGGCCTGGACGGGGTCGAGTCGATCGTGCCGAACGAGATGCTGGTGTCCGGCGTGGTGCAGAACTCTTCCTTGACGAGCAAGTACGTCTGGCTGGGCACGAAGGTCTCGGTGGCGTACGACACCGACCTCGACTTCGCGCTCAAGCTGCTGGAGGAGGCCGCCGCGACGGTGCCGCGCGTGCTGACCGAACGCCCGCCGGCGGCCACCTTGCTGGCCTTCGGCGCCGACGGCCTGGAGCTGCAGCTGGGGTTCTGGATCAGCGACCCGGAAAACGGCCGCGGCGGCGTCACGTCCGATGTCAACCGGGCCATCTGGAAAGCCTTGAAAGACAATCAGATATCGGTGCCGTTCCCGCAGCGCGAAATGCGCATTATCGGTTCGATACCGCCCGCGGTACCTCTGCCGGAAATGCGACAGAGCGGGGACGAAAGGTAA
- a CDS encoding RsmB/NOP family class I SAM-dependent RNA methyltransferase, with amino-acid sequence MRLPPAVLAGAEEVLREILRFTAPADTTLSRYFKDHPRLGGRERGAIAECIYAVLRNKNFFTDFSEAGGGSTMRRLMLLGMADAVGVDALPGLSPEEVEWLQRMKAIDRKLLHKSLRSNLPLWLYEKLVAQYGEEEALALADALNTPAPLDLRVNALKADRDKVIAQLAEAPIAAVPTPYAPLGLRVLKKPQIQNLPLFKEGAVEVQDEGSQILAQVLGAKRGEMVVDFCAGAGGKTLALGAQMRNTGRLYAFDVSEKRLAKLKPRLARSGLSNVHPVAIAHEKDAKIKRLAGKIDRVLVDAPCSGMGTLRRNPDVKWRQPQSAIAEMHDKQVSILDGAARLVKAGGRLVYATCSLLDEENDAVAQEFVATHPDFQLVPMSKVLAEQKIELEMGDYLKLLPHKHQTDGFFAAVFERKPMAAKAKQADEAGDEA; translated from the coding sequence ATGAGATTGCCACCAGCTGTTCTTGCCGGCGCCGAAGAGGTGCTGCGCGAGATCCTGCGCTTTACGGCCCCGGCCGATACCACCTTGTCGCGCTACTTCAAGGACCATCCCCGCCTGGGCGGCCGAGAGCGCGGTGCCATCGCCGAGTGCATCTACGCCGTGCTGCGCAACAAGAACTTCTTTACCGATTTCTCGGAAGCGGGCGGTGGCTCGACGATGCGGCGCCTGATGTTGCTGGGCATGGCCGATGCGGTCGGCGTCGATGCGCTGCCGGGCCTGTCGCCGGAAGAGGTGGAATGGCTGCAGCGCATGAAGGCCATCGACCGCAAGCTGCTGCACAAGTCGCTGCGCAGCAACCTGCCGCTGTGGCTGTACGAGAAGCTGGTGGCGCAATACGGCGAAGAGGAAGCGCTGGCGCTGGCCGACGCGCTGAACACGCCGGCCCCGCTGGACCTGCGCGTCAACGCGCTGAAGGCGGACCGCGACAAGGTCATCGCGCAACTGGCCGAGGCCCCGATCGCGGCCGTGCCCACGCCGTACGCGCCGCTGGGCCTGCGCGTGCTGAAGAAGCCGCAGATCCAGAACCTGCCGCTGTTCAAGGAAGGCGCCGTCGAGGTGCAGGACGAGGGCAGCCAGATCCTGGCCCAGGTGCTGGGCGCCAAGCGTGGCGAGATGGTGGTCGACTTCTGCGCCGGCGCCGGCGGCAAGACCCTGGCGCTGGGCGCGCAGATGCGCAACACCGGCCGCCTGTACGCCTTCGACGTGTCCGAGAAGCGCCTGGCCAAGCTGAAGCCGCGCCTGGCCCGTTCCGGCCTGTCGAACGTGCATCCGGTCGCGATCGCCCATGAAAAGGATGCGAAGATCAAGCGCCTGGCCGGCAAGATCGACCGCGTGCTGGTCGATGCGCCATGCTCGGGCATGGGCACGCTGCGCCGCAATCCGGACGTCAAGTGGCGCCAGCCGCAAAGCGCCATTGCCGAGATGCACGACAAGCAGGTATCGATCCTGGACGGCGCGGCGCGGCTGGTGAAAGCCGGCGGCCGCCTCGTGTATGCGACGTGCAGCCTGCTGGACGAGGAAAACGACGCCGTCGCGCAGGAATTCGTGGCGACGCACCCGGACTTCCAGCTGGTACCGATGAGCAAGGTGCTGGCCGAGCAGAAGATCGAGCTGGAGATGGGCGACTACCTGAAGCTCCTGCCGCACAAGCACCAGACCGACGGCTTCTTTGCCGCCGTGTTCGAGCGCAAGCCGATGGCGGCCAAGGCCAAGCAAGCTGACGAGGCCGGCGACGAGGCATGA